The Deinococcus sp. YIM 134068 region TCAGGAAGGGCGCAAACCAAGTGGGGAAGTGTCGGGTCCAGCGAGGAAGAGGACGAGCCATAGCACAGAGACCAGCATCTCGGATGCTGGCCTCTCCGTCCCCTCCCTGAATATCCCCGAAGTACAGTTAGAGGCTGGCGGCTGGTCGCTGGAAGCTGGCCGCTCCTCAAAACGGCAGAATCGCCGCCTGCTGCCACACCCCCTGCGCCAGCGTGTACGGCCCGAAGGTGGGCCGCCCCAGCACGCCGAGGTCGGCGGTGAAGGTCCCGTCCACCCGGTAGGCCACCTGCGTGCCGCGCGCCACCTTGAGGAAGGCCCCGGCGGTGCCCAGCGTGACGGGAATGGCGAGGTTCGCGTCCTGAAGCGTGCTGCCCCGCGCGGGCAGGCTCACGTTCGGCAGGTCGAGGCGGCCCACGTCCGCCCCGTCGATCAACAGCCGGGCGGCGAAGTTGGCGAGGCGCACGGGCACCGCGTTGGGATTGCCCACCCGCAGCCGCAGCGTCAGGTTCGCCACGGCGGGACTTGCACCGCTGGGAAGTGTGAGGCTCGTCAGCCGCACCTGCTCCACCTCGAAGGTGGGCACCTGAACGGCCTGCCGGGGGGCACACGCGCCGAAGCCGAGAGCGAGCAGCGGAACGAGCAGGAGACGCCTCATGCGGCCCACGTTACCCGCTTTGCGCCGGGGAGGTCGAAAGCCGGAGCAAGACACGAGGACCGCACCAACTCCTAACCCCTCCCCCCAAACCGGCTACGCTGCCCCCATGAAAGCCTTGTTGACGACCCTCGCCCTCGTGAGCGGCGGGACGGCGGGTGCCGTGAATCTGGAATTTGGCGTGACGTACCGCAGCGGCGGCGTGTCGCTCCGTGACGGCGGAATGGTGCGCTTCGGCGTGAGCGA contains the following coding sequences:
- a CDS encoding LEA type 2 family protein — its product is MRRLLLVPLLALGFGACAPRQAVQVPTFEVEQVRLTSLTLPSGASPAVANLTLRLRVGNPNAVPVRLANFAARLLIDGADVGRLDLPNVSLPARGSTLQDANLAIPVTLGTAGAFLKVARGTQVAYRVDGTFTADLGVLGRPTFGPYTLAQGVWQQAAILPF